In Musa acuminata AAA Group cultivar baxijiao chromosome BXJ3-9, Cavendish_Baxijiao_AAA, whole genome shotgun sequence, a single genomic region encodes these proteins:
- the LOC135648328 gene encoding U-box domain-containing protein 26-like — protein sequence MPGSVAPLDLAGVTIPHHFRCPISLELMRDPVTVCTGQTYDRASIESWVATGNITCPVTRTRLTDFTLIPNHTLRRLIQDWCVSHRSLGVERIPTPKQPADAPLVRSLLASAAVGSVASRVAALRRLCALARESEKNRAVISTHETRSALLEIAFEGGEQPGCSDADQPALEAMAVLSMLPLSEAESAVVATRPERLHRLGEIVKGHPSSEARINAAAVIESVATGTRSAETRATIGGMDGVMGGLVALVEQPGNPRAVRVGIRGLLAMCLAKENRARAVAAGAAAAVVRRMGELSSSDLERALATVELLCRGEGGREAVVAGWGGGAAAVAALVRLMAWKASGRAAEHAAGALVAVLGGSEALQREAVAAGVVAHLLLMVQGGCSDRAKRKAQLLLKLLRPAWPYRDFIANSDDFIQAF from the coding sequence ATGCCGGGGAGCGTGGCGCCGTTGGATCTAGCGGGAGTGACGATACCGCACCACTTCCGGTGCCCCATCTCGCTGGAGCTGATGCGGGATCCGGTGACGGTGTGCACCGGGCAGACGTACGACCGGGCGAGCATCGAGTCGTGGGTGGCGACGGGGAACATCACCTGCCCCGTCACGCGCACCCGGCTCACCGACTTCACCCTCATCCCCAACCACACCCTCCGCCGCCTCATCCAGGACTGGTGCGTCTCCCACCGCTCCCTCGGCGTCGAGCGCATCCCCACCCCCAAGCAGCCGGCGGACGCTCCCCTCGTCCGCTCGCTCCTTGCCTCCGCCGCTGTCGGTAGCGTCGCCTCGCGGGTCGCCGCGCTCCGCCGGCTCTGCGCCCTCGCGCGGGAGTCCGAAAAGAATCGCGCTGTGATATCCACCCACGAGACCCGCTCGGCCCTCCTCGAGATTGCGTTCGAGGGAGGGGAACAACCAGGGTGCTCGGACGCGGACCAGCCGGCCCTGGAGGCCATGGCGGTGCTGTCCATGCTGCCTTTGTCGGAGGCTGAGAGCGCGGTGGTGGCGACTCGGCCGGAGAGGCTTCACCGACTGGGGGAGATTGTGAAGGGACACCCGTCGTCGGAGGCGCGGATCAACGCCGCTGCGGTGATCGAGTCGGTCGCGACGGGGACGCGGTCAGCGGAGACCAGGGCCACGATCGGGGGTATGGACGGGGTGATGGGGGGGCTGGTGGCATTGGTGGAACAACCGGGTAACCCGCGGGCGGTACGGGTGGGGATTCGAGGGCTCCTTGCTATGTGCCTAGCGAAGGAGAACCGAGCCCGGGCTGTAGCGGCCGGTGCGGCCGCGGCGGTGGTGAGGAGGATGGGCGAGCTGTCGTCGAGCGATTTGGAGCGAGCGCTGGCAACGGTGGAACTGCTGTGCCGTGGGGAAGGGGGAAGGGAGGCGGTGGTAGCGGGGTGGGGGGGCGGGGCGGCCGCGGTGGCGGCGCTAGTGAGGTTGATGGCGTGGAAGGCATCGGGAAGGGCTGCGGAGCACGCAGCGGGGGCGCTGGTGGCGGTTCTGGGGGGTTCGGAGGCACTGCAGAGGGAGGCGGTGGCTGCCGGTGTGGTGGCTCATCTGCTGCTGATGGTGCAAGGCGGGTGCTCCGACCGGGCCAAGAGGAAGGCGCAGCTCCTCCTTAAGCTCCTCCGCCCAGCCTGGCCCTATCGCGACTTCATTGCCAACTCCGACGACTTCATCCAGGCATTCTAA